A genomic segment from Leptospira fainei serovar Hurstbridge str. BUT 6 encodes:
- a CDS encoding GAF domain-containing SpoIIE family protein phosphatase: MSFKQLSLSLISDITARINSTDNLEELLGIIIETTKDVLNTEGCSLLLYDKEEDCLVFQIAKGDKGESLTELKVPRGKGIAGMVLESLEPVITNDAANDPRIYRNIDQAVGFTTRNLICVPMKTQGEIQGVLEAVNSNERPDFTSKDIKILEYLSDLAAIAIRNRRLIKDLKDRARELDCLYQISQAISNISELDQFLNLTVHSISDVLGAERVSLIFQNPRTKSFELSKSVGFGIEEESQLVDESQGILNRILSDGKPLLVQGQTDIDPNLLNPIRYKTRSFVSVPIRQDGKIIGILNAADKKSGDSFSPQDLSILSTISNQIAEAYNSLLVKNQKEKLTSIRRDMQIASQIQLNSLPSIPKKMHLLEIETAYTASKEIGGDFYDLVYHNPDEISLLIADVSGKGISAALFMEFSKTIIAGEVARNSSTSISLMGANRIIQEKSGYFMFVTVMLIRINMLKKRIRYSSAGHNEQLLYKAKDKKVIMLSGKGMPLGIKESEIEEHEVEYQPGDLVVLYTDGVSETTNEAREMYGLENLAKLIERNGDMPVENLKDLILDTTDAFRGEADPHDDYTLVLVRLN, translated from the coding sequence ATGAGTTTTAAGCAGCTCTCTCTTTCCTTAATTTCCGATATCACCGCCCGCATCAACTCCACCGATAATTTGGAGGAGTTGCTCGGAATTATCATAGAAACTACCAAAGACGTTTTAAATACCGAGGGATGCTCCTTGTTACTGTACGATAAGGAAGAAGATTGCTTAGTATTTCAAATTGCCAAGGGCGACAAAGGGGAATCTCTTACCGAATTGAAGGTTCCTAGAGGTAAGGGAATTGCCGGCATGGTTCTAGAAAGTTTGGAACCCGTGATTACGAACGATGCGGCTAATGACCCTCGTATTTATAGAAATATCGATCAAGCGGTCGGATTTACGACTCGGAATCTAATTTGCGTTCCTATGAAAACTCAGGGAGAGATTCAAGGGGTATTAGAAGCCGTCAATTCGAACGAACGTCCTGATTTTACTTCGAAAGATATTAAAATTTTAGAATATCTCTCGGACTTGGCGGCGATTGCAATTCGAAATAGACGCTTAATCAAAGATCTTAAAGACAGGGCGAGAGAACTCGACTGCTTGTACCAGATTTCCCAGGCTATTTCGAATATCAGCGAGTTGGATCAGTTTTTAAACCTGACCGTCCATTCGATTTCCGACGTTCTAGGCGCAGAAAGGGTTTCGTTAATCTTCCAGAATCCGCGAACTAAATCTTTCGAGCTTTCTAAATCGGTCGGTTTTGGAATCGAAGAGGAATCCCAACTTGTGGACGAGTCGCAGGGAATTCTGAATCGGATTCTTTCAGACGGAAAACCTTTGCTTGTTCAGGGACAAACCGATATCGATCCGAACCTTTTAAATCCCATACGATATAAAACAAGATCCTTTGTTTCAGTACCGATCAGGCAGGATGGAAAAATTATCGGAATATTAAACGCAGCGGATAAAAAGAGCGGGGACAGTTTTTCTCCGCAAGACCTTTCCATCTTAAGTACGATATCGAATCAAATTGCTGAGGCTTATAATAGCCTCCTTGTCAAAAATCAAAAAGAAAAACTGACTTCAATCCGACGAGATATGCAAATAGCTTCGCAGATTCAGCTCAATTCGCTGCCAAGCATTCCCAAAAAAATGCATTTGTTGGAGATCGAGACAGCTTATACGGCTTCCAAAGAAATCGGGGGAGATTTTTACGATCTTGTCTATCATAACCCGGACGAAATCAGCCTTCTGATAGCGGATGTCTCCGGAAAAGGGATCTCCGCCGCTCTTTTTATGGAATTTTCCAAAACGATTATCGCGGGTGAAGTGGCTCGAAATTCATCCACGAGCATCAGTTTAATGGGAGCAAATCGTATTATTCAGGAGAAATCAGGATACTTTATGTTCGTAACCGTAATGCTGATTCGAATCAATATGCTCAAGAAAAGAATCCGTTACTCCAGCGCAGGGCACAACGAGCAACTTTTATACAAAGCGAAAGACAAGAAAGTTATAATGCTTTCAGGAAAAGGTATGCCCCTCGGAATCAAAGAATCAGAAATTGAGGAGCACGAAGTAGAATACCAGCCCGGAGATTTGGTCGTTCTCTATACCGACGGAGTTAGTGAAACGACAAATGAAGCCCGGGAAATGTACGGATTAGAAAATCTTGCAAAACTTATCGAGCGAAACGGGGACATGCCCGTAGAAAATCTGAAAGATTTGATTTTGGATACTACGGATGCCTTCAGGGGAGAAGCTGACCCCCATGACGATTATACTCTTGTTTTAGTCCGACTGAATTAA
- a CDS encoding ATP-dependent 6-phosphofructokinase, with the protein MKTKIKNFGECRIVSPAGYEYYTPEESKAIFRTVFENREDWRHYLESEVDFFEQAGPREKIYFDPQNVTAGIVTCGGLCPGINDVIRGIVMELTYRYGVRRILGFPYGYQGLVKRYAHRPVELTPENVAHIGADGGTILASSRGNQAPEDMVDTLALYGVKVLFCIGGDGTLRGAKEIVREIEKRNEEISVIGIPKTIDNDINYVQKTFGFSTAFSKAMEAVECAHVEAKGAPNGIGVVKLMGRHSGFIAVNAALASQNVNYCLIPEVDFDLDGKGAFLEILKDRILKRRHAVIIVAEGAGQKFFGRNEERDASGNLKLGDIGVFLKNKIIEYFKKENIETNVKYIDPSYIIRSIPANPEDSIFCGFLAQNAVHAGMAGKTDMVIGIWNNVFTHLPIDLAIQERKVLQPNKSTLWRTLLASTGQPPRMIAG; encoded by the coding sequence ATGAAGACAAAAATAAAGAATTTTGGCGAATGCAGAATAGTGAGTCCGGCCGGTTATGAATATTATACACCGGAAGAATCAAAAGCTATTTTCAGAACGGTTTTTGAGAACAGGGAGGATTGGAGGCATTACCTCGAATCTGAAGTGGATTTCTTTGAACAGGCAGGCCCTCGAGAAAAAATTTATTTCGACCCGCAAAATGTAACGGCAGGAATTGTTACCTGCGGAGGGCTCTGCCCGGGTATTAATGATGTAATTCGCGGAATCGTAATGGAATTGACATATCGTTACGGAGTTCGAAGAATTCTCGGTTTTCCATACGGATATCAGGGACTAGTGAAACGCTATGCTCATCGTCCGGTAGAATTGACGCCGGAAAATGTTGCTCATATCGGCGCGGACGGTGGAACTATTCTAGCTTCATCGCGAGGAAATCAGGCTCCCGAAGATATGGTTGATACGCTTGCTCTTTACGGAGTGAAAGTTTTATTCTGCATCGGTGGTGACGGAACATTACGTGGAGCAAAAGAAATCGTTCGAGAAATCGAAAAACGCAATGAAGAAATCTCCGTCATAGGGATTCCCAAGACCATTGATAACGACATTAACTATGTTCAAAAGACATTCGGATTTTCTACGGCATTTTCGAAGGCGATGGAGGCGGTAGAATGTGCCCATGTTGAAGCGAAAGGAGCCCCTAATGGAATCGGGGTCGTAAAACTAATGGGTCGTCATTCCGGATTCATTGCAGTCAATGCAGCTCTCGCGTCTCAGAATGTGAATTATTGTCTGATTCCAGAGGTCGATTTTGATTTGGATGGAAAGGGCGCCTTTCTAGAAATTCTGAAAGATCGAATTTTAAAAAGAAGGCATGCAGTCATCATAGTTGCCGAAGGCGCCGGTCAGAAATTCTTCGGAAGAAATGAAGAAAGGGATGCGTCCGGAAACTTGAAACTCGGTGATATCGGTGTCTTTTTAAAGAATAAAATCATCGAGTATTTTAAAAAAGAGAATATAGAAACCAACGTAAAATACATCGATCCCAGTTATATAATCCGATCCATTCCTGCAAATCCGGAAGATTCTATTTTCTGCGGCTTTCTCGCCCAAAATGCGGTTCACGCAGGCATGGCGGGAAAAACAGATATGGTGATCGGAATTTGGAATAATGTATTCACTCATTTGCCCATTGATCTTGCCATTCAGGAAAGGAAGGTCTTGCAGCCGAATAAGAGCACATTATGGCGGACGCTCCTCGCTTCCACCGGACAGCCTCCTCGGATGATTGCCGGATAG
- a CDS encoding LIC_20087 family outer membrane protein: protein MGRKILKKNSARPIFRSATIFFLPVFLGLSMIYGETDSGLLWDSFGVFSSSERSSRKAANNEKESGMGEEKPVLFFSALTFKGPFEAKLLSDFIPTENQTWESIPGMNTLLPKPPQTGRGRREFFALYPSLGKEEIFVMALSTTSQPKPGSGEAYVGATTERRAFDALTDVRSQSTPLPGANQNISRGIDNQAGNLLLGYFTGHAGVHMGLGMRMAGNGVGLAVPESARSSIGVSYSIFSGASNQNQLDFFLQVSGVKRFNDKTLIPVEPTVTFKGWPQGYEYYVNPGFSVSTRNLRFEGLVRVPLHQPFPTTDGMLTSEIQGQLGVKYSFSESSPNLPK, encoded by the coding sequence ATGGGAAGAAAGATTCTAAAAAAGAACTCAGCTCGTCCCATATTCCGGTCTGCCACCATTTTTTTCTTACCTGTTTTTCTTGGGTTATCAATGATTTATGGGGAAACAGATTCGGGTCTTCTTTGGGACTCGTTTGGTGTTTTTAGTTCATCTGAACGGTCTTCGCGAAAGGCCGCAAATAACGAGAAAGAAAGCGGTATGGGGGAAGAAAAACCCGTTTTATTCTTCTCCGCGCTTACTTTTAAAGGCCCATTCGAAGCGAAACTTTTGAGCGATTTCATTCCAACAGAAAATCAAACTTGGGAATCAATTCCGGGAATGAATACTCTGCTCCCGAAACCGCCGCAGACCGGTAGAGGTCGTCGAGAATTTTTTGCCCTATACCCGTCTCTGGGAAAAGAAGAAATTTTCGTCATGGCTTTATCGACCACAAGTCAGCCGAAACCCGGTTCGGGTGAGGCGTATGTAGGAGCAACGACAGAACGCCGAGCTTTTGATGCGTTAACTGACGTGCGAAGCCAAAGTACTCCGTTACCTGGCGCAAATCAAAATATTTCACGCGGAATAGATAACCAAGCCGGTAATTTATTACTAGGATATTTTACCGGTCATGCCGGAGTCCATATGGGCTTAGGAATGAGAATGGCTGGGAACGGTGTAGGGTTAGCCGTGCCGGAATCTGCTAGATCATCGATCGGAGTAAGTTATTCGATTTTTTCCGGAGCGAGCAATCAAAATCAATTAGATTTCTTTTTGCAAGTTTCGGGGGTTAAACGCTTTAATGACAAAACGTTAATTCCTGTCGAACCGACTGTCACGTTTAAGGGCTGGCCGCAAGGGTATGAATACTATGTTAACCCAGGGTTTTCGGTTTCTACCCGAAATCTACGTTTTGAAGGTTTAGTTCGCGTTCCCCTCCACCAACCATTTCCAACCACAGACGGTATGCTTACGTCCGAAATCCAAGGACAGTTAGGAGTAAAATACAGTTTTTCCGAAAGTTCCCCAAACCTACCCAAATGA
- the metH gene encoding methionine synthase: MKKNFPAYTNSKAKELITLLQEQILVLDGAMGTMIQRHNLDEAAYRGERFATHTSSLKGNNDLLVLTKPDIIESIHLEFLRSGANIIETNTFNANNISQADYAMESIVDELNRTAVRIAKSAIQKFKLQAPNRPVFLAGAFGPTNKTLSLSPDVNNPAFRAVTFDELVETFYEQVRALVEEGVDLLLPETNIDTLNLKAAIVAIENVFEDLKVRLPVSLSVTITDASGRTLSGQTIEAFYNSVYHANPLSIGINCALGAAEMRPYIEELSRVADCFISCYPNAGLPNAFGGYDQTPEEFGKFLGEFSAAGWLNIAGGCCGTTPDHIAAAAKAVSGNPPRKIPTIAEFTRLSGLEPLNLTPDKGFIMVGERTNVTGSPKFKKLILDGNFEEAVAVALQQVEAGANIIDINFDEALLDGEASMTQFLNLIAVEPDIAKVPFMVDSSKWSVLEAGLKCIQGKPIVNSISLKEGEEKFIAQARQVRRYGAAVIVMAFDEQGQAASKDEKVRICKRAYELLINEADYSPSDIIFDPNILTVGTGIEEHNNYAVDFIEAIREIKVKCPGAKVSGGLSNISFSFRGNNPVREAMHAAFLYHAIQAGLDMAIVNAGMLAVYEEIPKDLLELVEDVLLNRRPDSTERLIDFAETVKAGDKVDKKEDAWRSGSVEQRLEHALVKGIVEFIEQDTEEARVKYGRPLSVIEGPMMDGMRVVGDLFGSGKMFLPQVVKSARVMKKAVAYLLPFMEEENKKQAQVSQKLKFLIATVKGDVHDIGKNIVSVVLACNNYDVVDLGVMVPCEKILEEARAQKADIIGLSGLITPSLDEMVYVASEMQRTGFTVPLLIGGATTSSAHTAVKIAEKYDHPVVHVIDASRVVNVVGKLLNPSLRGEYVEQIRLDQKSQREIYFNTRSERKLVSIEEARENRFVSDWNTTRISKPNITGIKVFDEEISLETLVPYIDWSPFFQAWELKGRFPSIFESEIYGKQAKELYDDARKLLDDIVKNRRYRAKGVIGIFPANSVGDDIEVYEDETRSKILAVFHTLRQQISKEGKEEPNYCLADFIASQESGLIDYIGGFAVTSGHGVEEFAKIFDSKLDDYNSIMAKALGDRLAEAFAEYMHLKVRKEYWGYASDENLPVEDLIREKYKGIRPAAGYPASPDHTEKRTLFDLLQVEKNTGITLTEHFAMWPASSVSGLYFAHPESKYFAVAKINRDQIEDYAKRKNTSIAEIEKWLSPNLAYDPKEVVPTV, translated from the coding sequence ATGAAGAAAAATTTCCCAGCATATACAAATTCGAAAGCGAAAGAACTGATTACTCTATTACAAGAGCAGATCCTCGTCTTGGACGGTGCAATGGGCACGATGATCCAACGACATAATTTGGATGAGGCGGCGTATAGAGGAGAGCGTTTTGCAACTCATACGTCTTCCTTAAAGGGAAATAATGACCTACTCGTACTTACTAAGCCGGATATAATTGAAAGCATCCATTTGGAATTTTTGCGGTCCGGCGCTAATATAATAGAAACGAACACATTCAATGCGAATAATATTTCTCAAGCGGATTATGCGATGGAATCCATCGTCGACGAACTTAATCGGACGGCCGTTAGGATAGCTAAGTCTGCTATTCAAAAATTCAAATTGCAGGCACCGAATCGCCCGGTTTTCTTAGCCGGTGCATTTGGGCCTACAAATAAGACTCTTTCCCTTTCCCCAGACGTTAATAACCCTGCATTTCGCGCTGTTACCTTCGATGAGTTAGTAGAAACCTTTTACGAACAAGTACGGGCTCTCGTTGAGGAAGGAGTGGATTTGCTCCTTCCGGAAACAAATATCGATACGCTGAATCTTAAAGCTGCGATCGTAGCAATAGAAAATGTATTTGAGGATCTCAAAGTAAGACTTCCGGTCTCTCTTTCCGTGACGATCACTGACGCTTCCGGTCGAACGCTTTCTGGGCAAACAATCGAGGCATTCTATAATTCCGTTTACCATGCAAATCCGTTATCAATCGGAATTAACTGTGCATTAGGCGCAGCTGAAATGAGACCGTATATAGAAGAACTTTCGAGAGTGGCAGATTGTTTTATTAGTTGTTATCCGAATGCGGGACTCCCTAACGCGTTTGGAGGTTATGACCAGACTCCGGAAGAATTCGGAAAATTTTTAGGGGAATTTTCAGCGGCGGGTTGGTTGAATATTGCCGGCGGGTGTTGCGGAACGACTCCTGATCACATCGCCGCAGCGGCAAAAGCCGTCTCCGGTAATCCACCTAGAAAAATACCGACGATCGCGGAATTCACGAGATTGTCCGGATTAGAACCTTTAAACCTTACGCCGGATAAGGGATTTATAATGGTTGGCGAGAGAACGAATGTTACCGGATCGCCAAAGTTTAAAAAACTGATTTTAGATGGAAATTTCGAAGAAGCCGTTGCAGTCGCTTTACAACAGGTAGAAGCCGGTGCAAATATAATAGATATCAATTTTGACGAAGCATTGCTCGACGGCGAAGCTTCAATGACTCAATTCTTAAACTTGATAGCAGTAGAACCGGATATCGCGAAAGTACCTTTCATGGTCGACAGCTCTAAATGGTCTGTATTGGAAGCAGGGTTAAAGTGTATTCAAGGAAAACCGATAGTGAATTCCATCTCTTTGAAAGAAGGGGAGGAAAAATTCATAGCTCAAGCTCGCCAAGTTAGAAGATATGGCGCGGCAGTTATCGTCATGGCCTTTGATGAACAAGGACAGGCGGCCAGTAAAGATGAGAAGGTTAGGATTTGTAAGAGAGCCTATGAATTATTAATTAACGAGGCGGATTATTCTCCGTCAGACATTATTTTCGATCCAAATATTTTAACCGTCGGGACCGGAATAGAAGAACATAATAATTATGCAGTCGATTTTATTGAAGCGATTCGCGAAATTAAAGTAAAATGTCCAGGGGCTAAAGTTAGCGGAGGATTGAGTAATATCTCCTTTTCCTTCCGAGGAAATAATCCTGTTCGGGAAGCAATGCATGCTGCCTTTTTATACCATGCGATTCAAGCAGGCTTAGATATGGCTATTGTAAATGCCGGGATGCTTGCAGTTTACGAGGAGATACCGAAAGATCTATTGGAACTCGTCGAAGACGTACTTTTGAATCGTAGACCTGACTCAACGGAACGATTAATTGATTTTGCGGAAACGGTCAAGGCCGGCGATAAGGTCGATAAAAAAGAAGACGCATGGAGATCCGGTTCCGTTGAACAACGACTTGAGCACGCACTAGTTAAAGGAATTGTTGAATTCATTGAGCAAGATACGGAAGAAGCTAGAGTAAAATACGGACGACCATTGAGTGTCATCGAAGGTCCGATGATGGACGGAATGAGGGTCGTCGGGGATTTATTCGGTTCCGGAAAAATGTTTCTTCCACAAGTCGTAAAAAGCGCTCGCGTTATGAAAAAGGCAGTCGCTTATCTTTTGCCGTTTATGGAGGAGGAAAATAAAAAACAGGCCCAAGTTTCGCAAAAGCTAAAATTTCTGATTGCGACGGTGAAAGGCGATGTTCATGATATCGGCAAAAATATAGTCTCCGTGGTTCTCGCCTGCAATAATTACGATGTAGTAGATTTAGGCGTGATGGTTCCTTGCGAAAAAATTTTAGAGGAAGCTAGAGCACAAAAGGCGGATATAATCGGATTATCCGGCTTGATCACTCCATCTTTAGACGAGATGGTATATGTCGCTTCCGAAATGCAAAGGACCGGTTTTACTGTTCCGTTGCTTATCGGCGGAGCTACTACGAGTTCCGCACATACTGCGGTAAAAATAGCGGAAAAATACGACCATCCGGTTGTTCATGTGATCGACGCTTCTCGAGTCGTAAATGTTGTAGGGAAGTTATTGAATCCGTCGTTGCGCGGCGAATATGTTGAACAGATTAGGTTAGATCAGAAATCTCAGCGCGAGATTTATTTCAATACAAGAAGCGAGCGCAAGTTAGTTTCGATCGAGGAAGCGCGAGAAAACAGATTTGTTTCCGATTGGAATACGACTAGGATTTCAAAACCGAATATCACGGGAATAAAAGTTTTCGATGAGGAGATTTCATTAGAAACTTTGGTTCCATATATTGATTGGTCGCCTTTCTTTCAAGCCTGGGAATTAAAAGGCCGCTTCCCGTCCATATTTGAAAGTGAAATTTACGGAAAGCAGGCGAAAGAGTTATACGACGATGCGCGTAAGCTTTTAGATGATATCGTTAAGAATCGACGTTATAGGGCGAAAGGAGTGATCGGTATTTTTCCCGCCAATAGCGTTGGCGACGATATTGAAGTTTACGAAGATGAAACAAGATCGAAGATTCTTGCTGTTTTTCATACGCTTCGTCAGCAGATTTCAAAGGAAGGCAAAGAGGAGCCGAATTATTGCTTGGCCGATTTCATTGCATCGCAGGAGTCCGGATTAATCGATTATATCGGAGGTTTTGCCGTTACGTCGGGGCATGGAGTCGAAGAATTTGCAAAGATCTTTGACTCAAAATTGGACGACTATAATTCAATTATGGCGAAAGCTTTAGGAGATCGATTAGCGGAAGCATTCGCTGAATATATGCATCTTAAAGTTCGAAAAGAATATTGGGGATATGCTTCTGATGAAAATCTCCCTGTGGAAGATCTTATCCGAGAAAAATACAAAGGCATTCGCCCAGCTGCCGGTTACCCGGCAAGTCCGGACCACACGGAAAAACGTACTCTCTTTGATCTTTTGCAGGTTGAAAAGAACACGGGCATAACCTTGACCGAGCATTTTGCAATGTGGCCGGCGAGTTCGGTAAGTGGGCTGTATTTTGCTCATCCTGAGTCGAAATATTTCGCTGTCGCGAAGATTAATCGTGATCAGATCGAGGATTATGCTAAGCGCAAAAATACAAGTATCGCTGAAATTGAAAAATGGCTTTCACCAAATTTAGCGTACGATCCCAAAGAAGTCGTTCCTACAGTCTAA
- a CDS encoding indolepyruvate ferredoxin oxidoreductase subunit alpha — protein MAYVVTEPCVGCKYTYCAAACPVEAFRESESLVLIDPDICIHCNDCLRECPANAIFPEDEVPPIWKDWILKNAIESKFLPVIRELKQPLLKEPCNTKSL, from the coding sequence TTGGCATACGTAGTTACTGAACCTTGCGTAGGGTGTAAGTATACTTACTGTGCCGCTGCCTGCCCCGTTGAAGCGTTTCGGGAAAGCGAGAGCCTTGTTCTGATCGATCCGGACATTTGTATCCATTGTAACGACTGTTTGCGGGAGTGTCCCGCAAACGCGATTTTCCCTGAAGATGAAGTCCCGCCGATCTGGAAAGACTGGATCTTAAAAAATGCGATTGAGTCGAAGTTCTTACCCGTTATTCGTGAGTTGAAACAGCCTTTACTAAAAGAACCGTGCAATACTAAATCACTATGA
- the ahcY gene encoding adenosylhomocysteinase codes for MSTAAQEKGLDYKVKDISLADWGRQEIILAEKEMPGLMALRQEYKGKQPLKGTRIAGSLHMTIQTAVLIETLTELGAQVRWSSCNIFSTQDHAAAAIAKSGVPVFAWKGETEEEYWWCVEQTLFFENGAGPNMILDDGGDLTMYIHEKYPKLLENIKGVSEETTTGVKGLEKLLKKGELKIPAINVNDSVTKSKFDNLYGCRESLADGIKRATDIMLAGKVALVCGYGDVGKGSAASLRNFGARVIVTEIDPICALQAVMEGYQVLRVEDVIEAVDIVVTSTGNDDIITLEHMKAMKDGSILCNIGHFDTEIQMARLNSEKGVTKLEIKPQVDKYTFPNGKAIIVLAEGRLVNLGCATGHPSFVMSCSFTNQVLAQIELWNNKYEIGVYRLPKKLDEKVAALHLEQLGVRLTTLNAKQAEYIGVPIEGPYKPEHYRY; via the coding sequence ATGTCCACTGCAGCGCAAGAAAAAGGTTTAGACTATAAGGTTAAGGATATCTCGCTCGCCGATTGGGGCCGCCAAGAGATTATTCTAGCAGAAAAAGAAATGCCTGGCCTAATGGCATTACGTCAAGAATATAAAGGGAAACAACCGCTGAAAGGAACCCGTATTGCAGGCTCTCTGCACATGACGATTCAGACGGCAGTTCTCATTGAAACTCTGACAGAATTAGGAGCACAGGTTCGGTGGTCATCGTGTAATATTTTTTCTACACAAGATCATGCTGCAGCTGCGATTGCAAAATCAGGTGTTCCAGTGTTTGCTTGGAAGGGAGAAACCGAAGAAGAATATTGGTGGTGTGTTGAGCAGACTCTATTCTTTGAAAACGGAGCGGGCCCAAATATGATTCTCGATGATGGCGGCGATCTAACCATGTATATACATGAAAAGTATCCAAAACTTCTTGAAAACATCAAAGGGGTTTCCGAAGAAACGACTACAGGCGTGAAAGGGCTCGAGAAACTTTTAAAGAAAGGTGAATTAAAAATTCCTGCAATCAATGTTAACGATTCTGTGACTAAATCAAAGTTTGATAATCTTTATGGATGCAGAGAATCTCTTGCAGACGGAATCAAAAGAGCAACCGATATCATGCTTGCAGGTAAGGTTGCTTTGGTTTGTGGTTATGGAGATGTGGGTAAAGGATCCGCTGCTTCTTTAAGAAACTTCGGAGCGCGCGTAATTGTGACTGAAATCGATCCAATTTGTGCGCTACAAGCTGTAATGGAAGGATATCAAGTTCTTCGTGTAGAAGATGTAATTGAGGCGGTTGATATTGTAGTAACTTCGACAGGCAATGATGATATCATCACTCTCGAGCATATGAAGGCAATGAAAGACGGTTCAATTCTCTGTAATATTGGCCACTTCGATACTGAAATTCAAATGGCGCGCCTAAATTCTGAAAAAGGCGTTACCAAATTGGAAATCAAGCCGCAGGTCGATAAATATACGTTTCCTAACGGAAAAGCGATCATTGTTCTAGCGGAAGGACGCTTAGTGAATCTTGGATGCGCAACTGGACACCCATCTTTTGTAATGTCCTGCTCATTCACGAATCAAGTATTGGCCCAAATCGAACTGTGGAATAACAAGTATGAAATAGGCGTATATCGTCTACCCAAGAAATTGGACGAGAAAGTTGCCGCTTTGCATTTGGAACAGTTAGGTGTTCGTCTTACGACGTTGAACGCGAAACAAGCGGAATACATAGGCGTGCCAATCGAAGGACCATATAAACCAGAACATTACCGGTATTAA
- a CDS encoding ArsR/SmtB family transcription factor — MFDLQSLNTSPLTEKGLVDFPVQPDFQYSANSPSKEILAALKAVSDETRIRLLLILSIAPLNVQEVTEVLAMGQSRVSRHLKILADAGFLDFQREGSWVYYKVKDPTVENNFQIRIFNILMSHERDLPYSVRDIEKAKEILKQRDLKTTRYFDFVAKDWENLQQDVLDPLLYRKKILQLLPDSLCRTFDLGCGPGGLIPYLLTKSQEVIGIDSSESMIREASLTFLNNPKVNFIAADLEMLPRELAKSSDAVVASMVLHHISNPPKAMKEVHRVLKDGGTFLIVDLKKHNQEFMRDNFADLWLGFEPELLSDWLEDSGFIVESVQEIESQKYFKVLIIKAKKKGGL; from the coding sequence ATGTTTGATTTGCAAAGTTTGAATACTTCGCCATTAACCGAAAAGGGTTTAGTAGATTTTCCGGTTCAACCTGATTTCCAGTATAGCGCAAATTCGCCATCTAAAGAAATCCTCGCTGCCTTAAAAGCGGTTTCAGATGAAACTAGAATTAGGCTTTTGCTGATTTTGTCAATCGCACCCCTTAACGTCCAGGAAGTGACCGAAGTTTTGGCGATGGGCCAATCCAGAGTTTCCCGTCATTTGAAAATATTAGCGGATGCGGGATTCCTCGATTTTCAGCGGGAAGGCTCATGGGTTTATTACAAAGTCAAAGATCCGACAGTCGAGAATAATTTTCAAATTCGAATTTTCAATATCCTAATGTCTCATGAAAGAGACCTGCCTTACTCAGTAAGGGATATTGAAAAAGCAAAAGAAATACTAAAGCAAAGGGATCTTAAGACCACTCGTTATTTTGATTTTGTCGCAAAGGATTGGGAAAATTTGCAGCAGGATGTCTTAGATCCTCTGCTTTATAGAAAGAAAATTCTCCAGCTTTTACCCGATTCGTTATGTAGGACCTTTGACTTAGGTTGTGGACCCGGCGGGTTAATTCCTTATCTTCTAACTAAGAGTCAGGAGGTTATAGGTATTGATTCCTCCGAAAGTATGATTCGAGAAGCAAGCCTGACTTTTCTGAATAATCCAAAAGTAAACTTCATTGCGGCAGATCTTGAAATGCTACCCAGGGAGTTAGCGAAGTCCTCCGATGCTGTAGTAGCTTCGATGGTGTTACATCATATTTCTAATCCGCCTAAAGCAATGAAAGAAGTACATCGAGTTCTTAAGGATGGCGGAACCTTTCTTATCGTAGATCTTAAAAAACATAATCAAGAGTTTATGCGCGATAATTTTGCAGATCTATGGTTGGGTTTTGAGCCGGAGCTTTTAAGTGATTGGTTAGAAGATTCGGGTTTTATAGTTGAGTCCGTGCAAGAAATTGAATCTCAGAAATACTTCAAAGTATTAATTATTAAAGCTAAGAAAAAAGGAGGACTTTAA